Proteins from a genomic interval of Pseudoalteromonas sp. MEBiC 03607:
- the argC gene encoding N-acetyl-gamma-glutamyl-phosphate reductase produces MNVVIIGASGYSGAELASLVAKHPKLTLQACYVSEGSLDKGKLLSDLYPEHLGLLEYPLQALTTAAYKDIENNADYVCLCTDHKVSVDLAPQFLAMGKKVFDLSGGFRLAGNEDYQTYYGFAHEHPELLAQAAYGLAEWNSDAISKANLVAVAGCYPTAALNALKPLKQANLLAEQPVIVNAVSGVTGAGRKASVNTHFCEVSLAPYGLFNHRHTPEIEQHLGHPVLFTPHLGNFPRGILETIYVQLKPDVTPEQVKEAYQVLADEPLIRLLGNKIPSIKGVAKQPYVDIAWQQKGQQLIVMSAIDNLLKGAAGQALQCINLAMGEPHHTGLSGAL; encoded by the coding sequence ATGAATGTAGTGATTATTGGCGCAAGTGGTTATAGCGGCGCAGAGCTAGCAAGTTTAGTTGCTAAGCACCCTAAATTAACCCTACAAGCATGTTATGTCTCAGAGGGCAGTTTAGATAAAGGTAAATTATTAAGTGATTTATATCCTGAGCATTTAGGGCTGTTAGAGTATCCTTTACAAGCACTAACAACAGCTGCTTACAAAGATATTGAAAATAATGCTGATTATGTGTGCTTGTGTACTGATCACAAAGTAAGTGTCGACCTTGCGCCACAATTTTTAGCTATGGGTAAAAAAGTATTCGACCTTTCAGGTGGCTTCCGTTTAGCTGGGAATGAGGATTACCAAACTTATTACGGTTTCGCACATGAACACCCTGAGCTTTTAGCACAAGCTGCATATGGTTTAGCTGAATGGAATAGTGATGCGATCAGTAAAGCAAACCTTGTTGCTGTAGCGGGTTGTTATCCGACAGCAGCGCTTAACGCATTAAAGCCCCTTAAACAAGCAAACTTACTGGCTGAGCAGCCTGTTATTGTTAATGCTGTGTCAGGTGTGACAGGCGCTGGTAGAAAAGCCAGTGTTAATACGCATTTTTGCGAAGTATCACTTGCCCCTTATGGTTTATTTAATCATAGACACACGCCGGAGATTGAGCAGCATCTTGGACATCCAGTGTTATTCACCCCGCATTTAGGTAATTTTCCACGCGGCATCCTAGAAACCATTTATGTGCAGCTAAAGCCAGATGTTACCCCTGAACAGGTTAAAGAGGCATATCAAGTTTTAGCCGATGAGCCATTGATCCGCTTATTAGGTAATAAGATCCCAAGTATAAAAGGTGTTGCAAAACAACCTTATGTAGATATTGCATGGCAACAAAAAGGTCAGCAATTAATTGTAATGTCTGCGATTGATAACCTATTAAAAGGTGCTGCAGGCCAAGCGTTGCAATGTATTAATTTAGCGATGGGTGAACCTCATCATACAGGCCTTAGCGGAGCACTATGA
- a CDS encoding argininosuccinate synthase gives MSSIKKVVLAYSGGLDTSAIVPWLKENYGCEVIAFVADVGQGAEELEGVEAKAIASGASECHIVDLKDEMVSDYIYPTLKTGAIYEGTYLLGTSMARPIIAKAQVEIARKVGADALSHGCTGKGNDQVRFESCFAALAPDLKVIAPWREWDLSSRESLLDYLAERNIPCSASATKIYSRDANAWHISHEGGELEDPWCQPSDQVWTWTNSPEQAPNEAEYVTLNVVEGEVVAVNGESLKPYDCLVKLNNIAAPHGVGRVDIVENRLVGMKSRGCYETPGGTVIMAALQAVDELVLDKSSRKWKEVLGGEFSHLVYDGRWFTPLKDSILAGAESLAKLATGEVVLKLYKGQVTAVQKKSPNSLYSEDFATFGEDDVYDQSHAEGFIRLFSLSSRISALTKK, from the coding sequence ATGAGTTCAATTAAAAAAGTCGTATTAGCCTATTCTGGTGGTCTAGATACATCGGCAATCGTGCCTTGGTTAAAAGAAAACTATGGCTGTGAAGTAATTGCCTTTGTTGCTGATGTAGGTCAAGGCGCTGAAGAACTAGAAGGCGTTGAAGCAAAAGCGATTGCTTCAGGTGCGTCTGAGTGTCATATAGTTGATTTAAAAGATGAAATGGTAAGTGATTATATTTACCCAACATTAAAAACTGGCGCTATTTACGAAGGTACGTACTTGCTAGGTACGTCTATGGCTCGTCCGATTATTGCTAAAGCACAAGTTGAAATTGCCCGTAAAGTAGGAGCCGATGCGCTTTCGCATGGTTGTACGGGTAAAGGTAACGACCAAGTGCGTTTTGAATCATGTTTCGCAGCCCTTGCACCTGACCTAAAGGTGATTGCACCTTGGCGTGAGTGGGACTTATCAAGCCGTGAATCATTACTTGATTACCTTGCAGAGCGTAATATTCCGTGTTCTGCTTCTGCGACAAAAATTTATAGCCGTGATGCAAACGCATGGCATATTTCACACGAAGGTGGTGAGCTTGAAGATCCATGGTGCCAACCAAGTGATCAAGTATGGACTTGGACTAACTCTCCTGAACAAGCTCCTAATGAAGCTGAATATGTGACATTAAATGTTGTTGAAGGCGAAGTGGTTGCTGTGAATGGTGAATCACTAAAACCGTATGACTGCTTAGTTAAATTAAATAACATTGCTGCGCCACATGGTGTTGGTCGTGTTGATATCGTAGAAAACCGTTTAGTAGGCATGAAGTCGCGTGGTTGTTATGAAACGCCAGGAGGCACTGTGATCATGGCTGCATTACAAGCTGTTGACGAACTAGTGCTAGATAAATCAAGCCGTAAATGGAAAGAAGTACTTGGCGGTGAGTTTTCACACTTAGTGTATGACGGTCGTTGGTTTACACCGTTAAAAGACTCAATTTTAGCGGGTGCGGAGTCTCTGGCTAAATTGGCAACAGGTGAAGTAGTACTGAAGCTTTATAAAGGCCAAGTAACTGCGGTACAGAAGAAATCTCCAAACAGCCTTTACAGCGAAGATTTTGCAACCTTTGGTGAAGATGATGTTTATGATCAATCACATGCAGAAGGCTTCATTCGTTTATTCTCGCTTTCTAGCAGAATCTCAGCACTAACGAAAAAGTAA
- the argB gene encoding acetylglutamate kinase, which produces MKTWVIKIGGAVLNTADAAKALFDVLASQEHANFVIVHGGGALVDAWLKEAGFVTAKHQGLRISPNEQMPYIVGALAGCANKQLMSQAIGAGHKPVGLSLYEAGVVVSEKLKVLGQVGQCSGSCHSVLPSLLEQGRLPLVSSIGFGEDGQWYNVNADEAAAAIAKELNAELIFMTDVEAVLDANKQPLHQLNTQQIDTLILEGVIQGGMEVKVKTSLLAAQHLRRGVYISSWLKPENLVALLQGEHVGTKITP; this is translated from the coding sequence ATGAAAACATGGGTTATTAAAATTGGTGGTGCAGTATTAAACACTGCCGATGCAGCAAAAGCATTGTTCGATGTTCTAGCATCGCAAGAACACGCTAATTTTGTGATTGTGCATGGCGGTGGAGCGCTTGTAGATGCATGGTTAAAAGAGGCGGGTTTTGTAACTGCAAAGCACCAAGGATTACGCATCAGTCCTAATGAACAAATGCCTTATATTGTCGGGGCGCTTGCAGGTTGTGCTAACAAACAGCTTATGAGTCAAGCTATCGGTGCGGGCCATAAGCCTGTTGGTTTGAGCCTTTATGAGGCGGGCGTTGTAGTTTCAGAAAAACTCAAAGTATTAGGCCAAGTTGGTCAATGTAGTGGAAGCTGTCATAGCGTGTTACCGAGCTTATTAGAACAAGGTCGCTTACCCCTTGTTAGTTCAATAGGCTTTGGAGAGGACGGTCAGTGGTATAACGTAAATGCCGATGAAGCAGCCGCAGCCATAGCGAAAGAGCTCAATGCAGAGCTTATTTTTATGACTGATGTAGAAGCTGTACTTGACGCAAATAAGCAGCCATTACATCAATTAAATACGCAGCAAATCGATACACTTATCCTTGAAGGAGTTATTCAGGGCGGGATGGAGGTCAAAGTAAAGACCAGCCTTCTTGCTGCCCAACATTTACGACGTGGTGTGTATATCTCAAGCTGGCTAAAGCCAGAAAACTTAGTCGCTTTATTACAAGGCGAGCACGTAGGAACGAAAATTACACCATAG
- a CDS encoding ornithine carbamoyltransferase, translated as MLNHFLSGLELDQKGALKLLNLAQKIKANPADFSQALAGKSVVTLFEKPSLRTRLSFDIGINKLGGHAVYLDSQNGAMGARESVKDFALNISTWADGIVARVFEHKTLTTLGEFSSVPVVNSLCDLYHPCQALADFLTLQEVHGDVSKLKLAYLGEGNNVTHSLMLLAATLGTDFVAVCPKGSSPDSQILKQAEQIAAMNGASVMVSDRIEAAVGANAVYADTWVSMGDKTPLEQVKAKYMPYQLNQALLEKTGAQTVLHCQPAHREFEITSEVMDGPASKIIQQAENRMHAQNALLVTLLNPNFV; from the coding sequence ATGTTAAATCATTTTTTATCGGGTCTAGAGTTAGACCAAAAAGGCGCACTTAAACTTCTTAACTTAGCGCAAAAAATTAAAGCAAATCCTGCAGATTTTAGCCAAGCGCTTGCAGGTAAATCAGTGGTTACTTTATTTGAAAAACCTAGTTTACGTACCCGTTTATCATTTGATATTGGTATTAATAAGCTAGGTGGTCATGCGGTCTATCTTGATTCACAAAATGGTGCCATGGGCGCACGTGAATCAGTTAAAGACTTTGCACTTAATATCTCAACGTGGGCAGATGGTATTGTTGCTCGTGTATTCGAACACAAAACACTTACCACTTTGGGTGAGTTTTCAAGCGTACCTGTTGTTAATAGCTTGTGCGACTTATATCACCCATGCCAAGCTTTGGCTGATTTCTTGACTCTTCAAGAAGTACATGGCGATGTTAGTAAACTTAAGCTAGCTTACTTAGGTGAGGGGAATAATGTAACTCACTCACTGATGCTATTAGCAGCCACTTTAGGTACTGATTTTGTGGCAGTTTGCCCTAAAGGTAGCTCACCTGATTCGCAAATTCTTAAGCAAGCTGAGCAAATTGCAGCGATGAATGGCGCCTCTGTAATGGTCAGTGACCGAATTGAAGCGGCAGTTGGTGCAAATGCAGTCTATGCTGATACGTGGGTTTCGATGGGTGATAAAACACCGCTTGAGCAAGTTAAAGCTAAGTATATGCCGTATCAGCTAAATCAGGCATTGCTTGAGAAGACTGGCGCACAAACTGTGCTGCACTGTCAGCCGGCTCATCGAGAGTTTGAAATTACCTCTGAGGTAATGGATGGCCCGGCATCAAAAATTATTCAACAAGCAGAGAACCGTATGCATGCGCAGAACGCTCTTCTTGTGACATTACTAAATCCAAATTTTGTTTAA